In Montipora capricornis isolate CH-2021 chromosome 4, ASM3666992v2, whole genome shotgun sequence, the DNA window CGTACGGCTTTCCGCAAATGAAATTTGCGTAATATGCCTTCCACCTCATCCTCCTCGTCAACTGCCACTGCCAGCACTTTCCGAACTAATTTAGCCTCGGCCTGGCTCTCTTCAGTCGGTTTGTCCAGGATATCCGCCGGCCAGTTCTCTCCACTTGCGAGCCACTTGGGCCCGTTCCACCACTGATCTGCTTCCAGTTCAGGCGCATTGGAGTGCCATTTGTGGAGCGTAAAACATGCATCTCGGAAGACAACCGTTGCTTTGTCTTTCACTTCTCTGGCCTTGTGCACAGTGATTGATCCTGAGATTAAATCATCAACGTACAGCTCTTTGCGTATTTTTTCCACTACTTCTGGCTCTTTCTCCTCCCAGTTGCTAAGGTGTGCCTCGATGACTCCCCCAAGAAGAAAAGGAGAGGAAGTGAGTCCAAAAAGCGCCCTGGTGAATCGCAGAGTCGTTAAAGGTGAATGTTTGTCTCGACGCCAATGGAAACGCATTGCATCACGGTCAGCTTCTTTAATTCTCACTTGAAGAAACGCTTTCTGGAGATCGCCAGAAACAGCCACAGGGTTGAAACGCCCTCTAACGAGAACGCTCCAAAGTTTGTTTTGAAGGGGCGGGCCTGCATGCAAACAATCATTCAGCGAAGGGGCACCATCGAAAGCCCTCGCAGATGCATCGTAGACTATTCGTAATTTTGTTGACTCTGCTGTAGCTCGCACAACCGGCTTGTGCGGTATGTAGAATTCTCGATCACCGACACAATGCCCGTCTGCTTTCTCCACCATGCCTGCTTCCCTTTGTTCTTCAATGATCTCTTCATATGCAGATGTAAGGTTCTGGCGCTTGAGTTTTCTGTTTAAACTTGCAAGTCGTCTCAAACTTCCCTCTCTGTTGTTTGGTAACACTGGGTGATTTCCGCGCCAGGGCAGACCAGTCTCGTACCAGCCTTCCTCATCTCGAGTAAGTTGCTCTTGGAATTCGGTGTACACGTTTCTCTGGTCGTTCGTGGGTGTGTCTGACAGGCCAAGCACATCTAGACGGCAAAGTTCCTCGTAATCCACGTGTGATGTCTGCGTCAATAACATGTTTGTTATGTCCAGAGGTTCTTTGCCCGGTGACATGATGATCCAACCGAATTTCGTTAGCTCAGCGACAGGCTCACCAGGTTCCCCGATTTTCGGTGCACTCtcggtttttaattttgcataCTCTCCGGCACCGAGAATAAGATGTACTGGAAGACGACTCTTCTTGTCTTGATCATCCATAACCACTCCTGACAGGTGTGGGTTCTTGGCAATAGTTTCCTCGTAATTCGGATTGTCAATGAAAAGTAATTCCCCTTTGTCCACTTTCGTGACTTCTACAGGCATTGCGAATTTTCCGTTGACGTCACCAATCTCGATTGTAACCAGTTCCACTTCTCGCGTTGACGTTCCTAACAGCATCTCGATTTTCCTGACTTCTTTGGTACGTTTTCTCGTCGAAATTCGATTTAACAGCGCTGCAGATGCGTACGAACTTCCTGCGCCCGTATCCAACAATGCTCGACATTTCACACCCTCGACCTCTACAACTACAACAGGATATGTCACGCGCGCGTTCGGCATTCCAGCTGCGACCAGGAGAGGATTGAAGTCATTTTCGCGGGTGCTACAAATGGAGGTGTGGTGTTTGCGGCTACATTTCTGGCATCgtaatttacttttgcattcaTCCGCGCGATGCTTTCCGCCGGTGCAGTTATAGCACAGCCTTTTCTCCGAAAGTATCCTACGCCTCTCCCCCGTCTCGGTGACCTTTGTGCAGTTGACTGATCGATGATTTTGATCTTCGCAGTAAACACATTGCTGGTTTCCGGTTCGTGTTTCTTGCTGTGAATGGGTTTTGAGTACACGCGTGGGCATTGTTTGCTTTGGATTTGATATTCCTTTAACCGAGACCCTTTCTGCCATGCTTTCCTCGACAGGATTGATGTCTGTCCATTTTTTAAGTTCTCTCAAAAGATCTTTGAAATCCCAGTCTCTCCAGCCTTCATTTCCACGCACCAGATCAGCTTCCACGCCTTTCAATTTGTCTAAAGTAGAACGCACATTTCCTTTAACATCCCCGAGCCGATCAAGCGTGTCCAAGCTTTGCACGTTGTAGCGAAGTTGCTTGTagaattccttcactttccTCGGATTTACTCCAGTAATAACCGGCAGTTCCATTATGTTCTTCACATACGCATTTACGATATCTGCAGGCTGCCCATATTCTGCTTCGAGAATTGCTTTTGCGTTGTCGTAACCGTCATCTGTGAAGGGCAATCCCTCGATGTCGTTCCTCACATGCTTTTCGAGGAGTTCCTTCAAGTACCCGAATTTAGTAAGCTTTGCCAGGTTTGAGGAGTCTATTTCGGACTTGAATTTTCCCCAGAAGGGTAGCCAATCTTCAACTTTACCGCTCAATTTTGTGATCGATAACTTTGGTAGTTTCGCCGCCACAGATGATTTTGCCGATTCAAGAGCGGCCGCTTTCTCGTGTTCGCGTGTTTTCTCGAATTCTTCCCTTTGCTCTAGTAGTTGCCGCTCAAACTCCATGTTCTTCTTGTGTTTCTCCATCGCCTCGCGCTCTTGCTCTTCGAGGTCTAGGGCTTTTATCGCGTCATGAATTCTTCTTGTCGTGTTATCAGCTCTCTCAAGGTtgtcttcaatttcttcaccCCATAGCGCGATTTCTTCTTCGCTCTCGCCTTTGCCGATTTTCCCCTCCTCGATTTTTAACTTTAATTCATCCACCGCACTCGCAAGACTTGATATTGATAGCTGAAGTCGCTCCAAGGCTTGTCGGTCTCGTTTAAGGAtgatttcttctgttttagcGATCTTCAGCTTGAGTAGCTTTATTTTGTGGTCCAATTCTGTCATCTCCTTTTTCATGATTACAACTGCTTTGGTTCTTTGCTCTTGCTCGAGCGCTCTCGCTGGTTGAAAACCTgtcccgtcggaggtgccaCTGTGTCGTAAACTGATTTAATTGGATCAACAAAACCACTCTCTCTTACAAATTATTCTCACTGAAGATCAGTTCGCTTTACCTTTTTGTCTCGATTGATTTCTTTCTCGTGTGTAACATTAACCTATTTCCGTTGTAATACTtagggccaagtcgcactagaggacaaaactgtttacttatgtcaaaaatctgtcatcacaatGAAAAACCAAGTGCGACCGGTTTGTCCACCGAAGGACAAAATTTGGTCGCAgacggacaaacttcaaagatgcCGTCGACTATCTCTGGAGCAGGCCGAACTGaaacaaatcttgaaaaacaatagcgaGGGTGTCTTGATTCGGAAATGATTTGACAGGTGATATGTAGCAGAGTCTCTATGCGATAGACTtcgtagcctgcgagcaggcccaccgaagagagagagcctgctcgcatgCTATAGACTTCGCGGTAAAATTGAAAACGCGCGGGCGACCAATATTTTCCGTATGAAATGTGGCAACAATTTTCTCAATATCTACCAAGGATGGGTCTATCCGATGCCTAGCCCTTACATATTCAACGATCGAGGAACTCCCAGCCCATCTCCTTCTACCACGCGTTCTGACTCGTTGCAAGAATCCTTTCAGTTCAGCGAAGACGGCTCAATGCCCGATCATCCCAAACTTCTTTGCGCCGTACATCTTCGTCAGCTGAGAACATTTTGATATCCCTCGTGTCGCGGTTTGTGGATGGAAACAGCGAGTAAAGGCGGTTTCGCAGGAAATTGCGCGACGCTCACAGTATGGTGTGatgttttgttcacatattttgtTCTCAAGTGCGACTGTAGCTTtccggacaatttttttgtcactggccGATTTCAAGTCAGATTTGTCCTGAACAAATCCGAAATTGccctctagtgcgacttggcccttAATAAAGGACGCATGTAGGCGACACGCCTTGAAAAATGTCAATCTTTAGAACACGTTCTCTTATTTCGTAACGACATTGTACAAAATCACGACAATTTATGGACAGGT includes these proteins:
- the LOC138045839 gene encoding uncharacterized protein, giving the protein MKKEMTELDHKIKLLKLKIAKTEEIILKRDRQALERLQLSISSLASAVDELKLKIEEGKIGKGESEEEIALWGEEIEDNLERADNTTRRIHDAIKALDLEEQEREAMEKHKKNMEFERQLLEQREEFEKTREHEKAAALESAKSSVAAKLPKLSITKLSGKVEDWLPFWGKFKSEIDSSNLAKLTKFGYLKELLEKHVRNDIEGLPFTDDGYDNAKAILEAEYGQPADIVNAYVKNIMELPVITGVNPRKVKEFYKQLRYNVQSLDTLDRLGDVKGNVRSTLDKLKGVEADLVRGNEGWRDWDFKDLLRELKKWTDINPVEESMAERVSVKGISNPKQTMPTRVLKTHSQQETRTGNQQCVYCEDQNHRSVNCTKVTETGERRRILSEKRLCYNCTGGKHRADECKSKLRCQKCSRKHHTSICSTRENDFNPLLVAAGMPNARVTYPVVVVEVEGVKCRALLDTGAGSSYASAALLNRISTRKRTKEVRKIEMLLGTSTREVELVTIEIGDVNGKFAMPVEVTKVDKGELLFIDNPNYEETIAKNPHLSGVVMDDQDKKSRLPVHLILGAGEYAKLKTESAPKIGEPGEPVAELTKFGWIIMSPGKEPLDITNMLLTQTSHVDYEELCRLDVLGLSDTPTNDQRNVYTEFQEQLTRDEEGWYETGLPWRGNHPVLPNNREGSLRRLASLNRKLKRQNLTSAYEEIIEEQREAGMVEKADGHCVGDREFYIPHKPVVRATAESTKLRIVYDASARAFDGAPSLNDCLHAGPPLQNKLWSVLVRGRFNPVAVSGDLQKAFLQVRIKEADRDAMRFHWRRDKHSPLTTLRFTRALFGLTSSPFLLGGVIEAHLSNWEEKEPEVVEKIRKELYVDDLISGSITVHKAREVKDKATVVFRDACFTLHKWHSNAPELEADQWWNGPKWLASGENWPADILDKPTEESQAEAKLVRKVLAVAVDEEDEVEGILRKFHLRKAVRVCAWMRRFAHNALRSRGKTRIEGPLTTQETNHVRIHWERQAQKSGEVEKDRVVLNLQLNQEGLLECRGRLQGDYPVYLPDTSLYSQRIVEEAHLQTLHGGVGLTMTKVRSRYWIPKLRKLVKKVRRNCHGCKRFQAMAYAAPPPGRLPITRTEGVNPFQVIGVDYAGPLRYRISRQREGKAYVLLYACSLTRGVYLDLLPSLETEECLTSLKKFIGRRGRPERIYSDNGRTFIGAAKWVKAVMKDKRLHNYLSVNQIKWQFNLSRAPWWGGQFERIIGIMKSALHKSIGNGMLSWKELQEVLLDVEITLNNRPLSYLEDDPQLPVLTPSSMLFVNSNVLPELQPHHIEKADLRKRAKHMLKCKEAVWRRWSKEYLRSLREKHRGQETAQGNAPAIGDVVIVQAEERNRGKWPLGIVENVIVGTDGVVRGAVLRSGKSHIERAVQHLYPLELSCDRQRPHLAELNPQAQPFQPRRDAAVAARLRVQNIARDEL